In one Asterias amurensis chromosome 9, ASM3211899v1 genomic region, the following are encoded:
- the LOC139941884 gene encoding uncharacterized protein, which produces MAKKQQYLDLNQSFYVGSRFCDLQPLGFGGGGQVYSAVDVEGDKCVAIKKVILADQKNCKVALREVRILRKLQHENIVKIHDVLSPPDSDHDNVTKAPAVYIVEELLDTDLRHIIDGGTLTKEHTRLFMYQLLRGIKYLHSANVLHRDLKPSNLLINLEDLVLKIGDFGMARILDPDYSHKGHLTQNVSTRWYRSPELIFCPSDYTKAIDMWSAGCIFTEMLTGKPIFPGDHDLEQMLLILEVIPVQEADLVEVEDSIPRKMLKNYKGSPRIALADVLPDIDPDAFDLLQSMLTFNPIDRASAEEAIQHPYLNIYSCASDEPQELDPFHVEYEVDNLSPVTLRKMIFSETQFVMEVEDQPRLNSLELAATNDFKDDYNWKMEMLSFSSRDNSDLDSGEDIEEKLVLDKTSLKAPPKHLLPAKEENNEKNENEASEKSDEDCKEHKLLLWEQDMAARSSMKDVQEKGATESDGESSEKSESEDTKSEKEVEEDDLSAQKEQVLGSVRDSSEKNIQGPSPKFDKNTILKKMEQPVPEADLINNPSEKAIDDKLQKEKQEEIPADEGTLEVQLQSVRRKERENKDLPDIHAPQLANNKVLYDEEKTLQKCLEKSCQLVDAKESPRNIMFSSNNHGLKLQEKCIVDNLPPQVASSSNARELLSMTQRSQVRGYVDYTTPDSVMPRPTGFDEVLFVEIPRNPGILSGSPHSPQRPDGDKPTSVHSPRSRGSNSPREKSVRPKKQDWFYMHKGSNH; this is translated from the exons ATGGCCAAAAAGCAGCAGTACCTTGACCTTAATCAAAGTTTTTATGTTGGGTCTCGGTTCTGTGATCTTCAACCCCTTGGGTTTGGTGGTGGGGGCCAGGTGTACTCGGCTGTGGATGTGGAAGGGGACAAATGTGTTGCCATCAAGAAGGTTATCCTGGCAGATCAGAAAAACTGCAAG GTTGCTCTTAGAGAGGTTCGAATCCTTCGTAAGCTTCAGCATGAGAACATTGTCAAGATCCACGATGTCCTCTCTCCACCAGACAGCGATCATGACAACGTGACCAAAGCACCAGCGGTGTACATAGTGGAGGAGCTGTTGGATACAGATCTTCGTCATATCATTGATGGAGGTACTCTAACCAAGGAGCACACAAGGCTCTTTATGTACCAGCTACTGCGGGGCATCAAGTACCTCCACAGTGCTAATGTTCTCCATCGAGACCTAAAGCCAAGTAATCTTCTTATTAATCTGGAAGATCTAGTTCTGAAGATAGGTGATTTTGGGATGGCCAGAATTCTTGATCCTGACTACTCCCACAAG GGTCACCTGACTCAGAACGTTTCAACACGATGGTATCGTTCCCCTGAGCTCATTTTCTGCCCCTCTGACTACACCAAGGCCATCGACATGTGGTCAGCTGGATGCATCTTCACTGAGATGTTAACTGGTAAGCCAATCTTCCCTGGTGATCATGACCTAGAGCAGATGCTTTTGATCCTTGAGGTGATTCCGGTGCAAGAGGCCGACTTGGTGGAGGTAGAGGATTCAATCCCAAGGAAGATGCTTAAGAACTACAAGGGCTCGCCCCGCATTGCCTTAGCTGATGTGCTTCCAGACATTGATCCAGATG CATTTGACCTCCTTCAGTCCATGTTGACTTTCAACCCAATTGACAGAGCCTCTGCTGAAGAAGCCATACAACACCCTTACCTCAACATCTACTCATGTGCCTCTGATGAGCCTCAGGAACTTGACCCCTTCCATGTGGAGTATGAGGTAGACAACCTGTCTCCAGTGACTCTTCGCAAGATGATCTTCAGTGAGACCCAATTTGTGATGGAAGTTGAAGACCAGCCTCGTCTTAACTCTCTAGAGTTGGCTGCAACCAATGATTTTAAAGATGACTACAACTGGAAAATGGAGATGTTGAGTTTCTCTTCTCGAGACAACTCTGATCTAGACTCAGGGGAGGACATTGAGGAAAAATTAGTCTTGGATAAGACTTCACTGAAGGCACCTCCCAAACATCTGCTTCCTGCCAAGGAGGAGAATAATGAGAAGAATGAGAACGAAGCCAGCGAAAAATCAGATGAGGACTGTAAAGAGCATAAGCTTTTGCTTTGGGAACAGGACATGGCTGCAAGGAGCTCTATGAAGGATGTACAGGAGAAAGGTGCAACAGAATCTGACGGAGAATCAAGCGAGAAATCTGAATCAGAAGATACAAAATCTGAAAAAGAAGTGGAAGAAGATGACTTATCTGCCCAAAAGGAGCAAGTCTTGGGTTCAGTCAGAGATTCTTCTGAGAAAAACATCCAAGGGCCTTcccctaaatttgataaaaataccattttgaagaaaatggAACAACCTGTTCCAGAGGCCGACTTAATCAACAACCCGTCTGAAAAGGCAATCGACGACAAGCTTCAAAAGGAGAAACAGGAAGAGATCCCTGCAGATGAAGGCACATTGGAAGTGCAGCTACAGAGTGTGCGGAGAAAGGAACGTGAAAATAAAGACCTCCCTGACATACATGCTCCCCAACTTGCCAACAACAAGGTGCTCtatgatgaagaaaaaacacttcagAAATGCCTTGAGAAGTCTTGCCAACTTGTAGATGCGAAAGAGAGCCCAAGGAATATAATGTTTTCCTCAAACAATCACGGCTTAAAACTTCAAGAAAAGTGCATAGTGGATAATCTACCCCCACAAGTGGCCTCAAGCTCCAATGCAAGAGAACTTTTATCCATGACACAAAGGTCCCAGGTTAGAGGTTACGTTGATTACACGACCCCAGACAGTGTAATGCCAAGACCAACAGGTTTTGATGAAGTGCTATTTGTGGAAATTCCACGAAATCCAGGGATCCTATCAGGATCCCCTCACTCACCCCAGAGACCAGATGGTGATAAACCTACCTCTGTGCATAGTCCTAGATCCAGGGGGAGTAACTCACCAAGAGAAAAGAGTGTCAGACCTAAAAAACAAGACTGGTTTTACATGCATAAAGGCAGTAACCACTGA